A portion of the Colius striatus isolate bColStr4 chromosome 1, bColStr4.1.hap1, whole genome shotgun sequence genome contains these proteins:
- the YEATS4 gene encoding YEATS domain-containing protein 4, with protein MFKRMAEFGPDSGGRVKGVTIVKPVVYGNVARYFGKKREEDGHTHQWTVYVKPYRNEDMSAYVKKIQFKLHESYGNPLRVVTKPPYEITETGWGEFEIIIKIFFIDPNERPVTLYHLLKLFQSDTNAILGKKTVVSEFYDEMIFQDPTAMMQQLLTTSRQLTLGAYKHETEFADLEVKTREKLEAAKKKTSFEIAELKERLKASRETINCLKNEIRKLEEDDQSKDM; from the exons ATGTTCAAGAGAATGGCCGAGTTCGGGCCTGACTCCGGCGGCAGGGTGAAG GGCGTTACCATCGTGAAGCCGGTGGTGTACGGGAACGTGGCGCGGTATTTCGGGAAGAAGCGCGAAGAGGACGGGCACACGCACCAGTGGACGGTTTACGTGAAGCCGTACAGGAACGAG GATATGTCTGCCTATGTGAAAAAAATTCAGTTCAAGTTGCACGAAAGCTACGGTAATCCTTTAAGAG TCGTTACCAAACCACCCTATGAAATCACTGAAACGGGCTGGGGAGAATTTGAAATAATCATCAAGATATTTTTCATTGATCCAAATGAAAGACCT GTAACCTTGTATCACTTGCTAAAGCTTTTCCAGTCTGATACCAATGCCATCCTGGGAAAGAAAACTGTAGTTTCTGAATTCTATGATGAAATG ATATTTCAAGACCCCACTGCAATGATGCAGCAGCTGTTAACAACGTCTCGCCAGCTCACGCTAGGTGCTTATAAGCATGAAACAGAGT TTGCAGATCTTGAAGTGAAAACCAGGGAAAAGCTGGAAGCTGCCAAAAAGAAAACTAGTTTTGAAATTGCTGAGCTTAAGGAAAGACTAAAAGCAAGTCGTGAAACCATCAATTGTTTAAAGAATGAAATCAGGAAACTTGAAGAAGATGATCAGTCTAAAGATATGTGA